One Vitis riparia cultivar Riparia Gloire de Montpellier isolate 1030 unplaced genomic scaffold, EGFV_Vit.rip_1.0 scaffold714_pilon_pilon, whole genome shotgun sequence genomic region harbors:
- the LOC117910333 gene encoding receptor-like protein EIX2 produces MCQKMNGRSHLEVLDISINALSGELSDCWMHWPSLTRVRLGSNNLSGKIPNSMGSLVGLEALSLHNNSFYGDIPSSLENCKVLVLIDLSDNKFSGIIPRWIFERTSLIIINLRSNKFMGKILPQICQLSSLIVLDLADNSLSGSIPKCLNNISAMTAGPIGAIGHDALEIVSDYKLYNESLVLDIKGREVEYEKILKYVRMIDLSSNNLSGSIPIEISSLFGLQFLNLSRNHLMGRIPEKIGVMASLESLDLSRNHLSGEIPQSMSNLTFLDHLDLSFNNFSGRIPSSTQLQSLDPLSFFGNPELCGAPLTKNCTKDEETLGPTAVEENREFPEISWFYIGMGSGFIVGFWGVCGALFFKRAWRHAYFQFLYEMRDRAYVGIAIKLKWFHQKLRRYHAG; encoded by the exons ATGTGCCAGAAGATGAATGGAAGAAGTCACTTGGAGGTCCTTGACATATCAATTAATGCTTTATCAGGGGAACTTTCTGATTGTTGGATGCATTGGCCGTCTCTTACTCGTGTAAGACTGGGAAGCAACAATCTATCTGGTAAAATTCCTAATTCCATGGGTTCTTTGGTGGGACTTGAAGCATTGAGCTTGCACAACAATTCCTTCTATGGAGACATACCCTCATCACTAGAGAATTGCAAGGTTTTGGTGCTGATAGATCTAAGTGACAATAAATTTTCGGGGATTATACCCAGGTGGATTTTTGAGAGGACAAGTCTAATTATTATCAACTTAAGATCCAATAAATTCATGGGCAAAATTCTTCCACAAATATGCCAACTTTCTTCTCTTATAGTGTTGGATCTTGCTGATAATAGTCTGTCAGGATCAATACCCAAGTGCTTGAATAATATCAGTGCTATGACTGCAGGACCTATCGGGGCTATTGGGCATGATGCTTTGGAAATAGTTTCTGATTATAAACTTTACAATGAAAGTCTTGTTTTAGATATAAAGGGGAGGGAAGTAGAGTACGAAAAGATTCTTAAATATGTAAGGATGATTGACCTTTCAAGTAACAATTTATCTGGATCAATCCCAATTGAAATCTCAAGTCTTTTTGGACTGCAATTTCTAAACTTATCTCGAAATCATTTAATGGGGAGGATACCAGAGAAAATTGGGGTGATGGCATCATTAGAATCTCTAGATCTCTCGAGAAATCATCTTTCAGGTGAAATTCCTCAGAGCATGAGCAATTTAACATTTCTTGATCACCTGGACCTGTCATTCAACAACTTTTCTGGGAGAATTCCTTCAAGCACCCAGCTTCAAAGCTTGGATCCACTTTCTTTCTTTGGCAATCCTGAACTGTGTGGAGCCCCTCTTACGAAAAACTGCACAAAAGATGAAGAGACTCTAGGTCCCACTGCTGTAGAAGAAAACAGAGAATTTCCAGAAATCTCATGGTTTTACATCGGCATGGGATCAGGATTCATTGTGGGGTTTTGGGGAGTTTGTGGAGCTCTCTTTTTCAAGAGAGCATGGAGGCATGCTTATTTCCAGTTTCTTTATGAGATGAGAGACCGGGCCTATGTGGGTATAGCAATAAAATTGAAGTGGTTCCACCAAAAGCTGAGAAGATACCATGCTG GATGA